One Ursus arctos isolate Adak ecotype North America unplaced genomic scaffold, UrsArc2.0 scaffold_37, whole genome shotgun sequence genomic window, AAGGAGGGGTTGAAGATTGAACCTCCCTTGGAAGAGTACCAGAGGCTGGTTGATCCTCCTCAACAGCCGTGTGGGAGGATACTGAGATATTTACTCCTTAACTGAGCCAGTGTTCTGCAAGGTTAACTTTGTCTCTGGGCCTCTTGTGGTGCCCATGTTGCTTTACTATCATCTCTCTGCCTTTAGATAGACAGAATCAGAATAGGCATATAGACCTTGGCTTTTCATGAGATTTACTTATCTGCTCCCAGGAATTAGGGAGGATCTGATCGTGAAGGCCTGGGGTTTAAGAGCTGTGAAGAACTGAAACTGGATAAATAATGAGTCCATTTTCTTGCCCCTATATCTCAGATGCGCTTTTTTGCCTCTGGCAAGGTATTCTGTTAAATTGCCCCCTCCCATTTGCCAGGAGTGTTGCAATTTCTGGGATCGTGGGGTCGGTTTTAGGATACTTGGAAACTTCTTTCCCCCTATTCCCTGCACTGTAACTGGGGCAAGGGCCCACGGGGAGGGGCTTGTGCTGAACTCCTAAGTGATCATGTTAACACCTaactctccttctttcttccaggGGCCGGGCTAGAGCGACATCATGGTATTCCCCTTACTAAAAAAAGTGTGTAttaggaggagagagaggaaaaaaagaggaaagaaggaaaaaaaaaaaagaattaaaaaaaaaaaaagaaaaacagaagatgaccttgatggaaaaaaaaatattttttaaaaaaaagatatactgtGGAAGGGGGGAGAATCCCATAACTAACTGCTGAGGAGGGACCTGCTTTGGGGAGTAGGGGAAGGCccagggagtggggcagggggctgctcATTCACTCTGGGGATTCGCCATGGACACGTCTCAACTGCTCAAGCTGCTCCCCTTGTTTCCCTGTCCCACTTCACCCCCTTGGGGGCTGCTCAAGGGTAGGTGGGCATGGGTGGTAGGAGGGGTTTTTTTACCCAGGGCTCTGGAAGGACACCAAACTGTTCTGCTTGTTACCTTCCCTCCATCTTCTCCCTAACTTTCACAgtcccctccacctgctcctgTCCTGCCAGGTctgccacccaccccacccctcttttccggctccctgcccctccagatTGCCTGGTGatctcttttgtttccttttgtgtttctttttctgttttgagtGTCTTTCTTTGCAGGTTTCTGTAGCCGGAAGATCTCCGTTCCGCTCCCAGCGGCTCCAGTGTAAATTCCCCTACCCCCTGGGGAAATGCACTAccttgttttggggggttttggggcgttttttgtttttcagttttttgttttgttttgttttgttttcctttgcctttttttcccttttatttggaGGGAATGGGAGGAAGTGGGaacagggaggtgggaggtggattttgtttatttttttagctcATTTCCAGGGGgtgggagtttttttttaatatgtgtcatgaataaagttgtttttgaaaataaaaatttgtttggCCTTTTGGGTGTAAggattatttatctattttcctattttctcttagATCCCAGATGGCTGTTAATTCTCCTTTGTGGAAGTGCTGGTGTTGTGGAGGGGAAGTTCTCACTCACAGTTAAGGAGTAGGAGTTAAAATTACAAGAGGGACAGTGTGTATTTAGTTGGGACTGATGAGTTTTCTGGGTAGCATGCAGCCTGATTGGCGTTTGAGAGGTACACCGAATAAGTCTGGGATGTGAAAGAATGGCCAGATGAGAGTGATCTAGTGGCACTTCAGTGTGCGCTCCTGATTAAACTTCATGTGCAAATTACCCACAGCAGCAGCACTGGAGTCTTAGCTTGGGGTCTGGGTAGCTTTTCTTGTCTTTACGTCAAGGTAAGCtcaaaaaatggggggaaaaggcAGTAGTTTGGTAACAAGGACAATTGGAAAGCTTATGCTATCTTCTGTAGTCACGTGGTGACCACTTACTATGCTCAGCTAACATTTTGAATCACCGTTAATTAGGACTTAACTGGTTTTCACTGATTTAGTATCCTTGAGTTTAGTACTTGGTCACATTAATAACCGAATTactccattttatattcttacgTGAGATTGGTCTTAAAATTCTTGGGTGCTACATCGCCCTCCTGGCTTTTTGCTCCAGTCTTCCCATTACTTAACAGGATTTCTAAATACCGAAACCTTTATGTATTCTATTCACTTATGTTCAAAGGATATTTTGTGATTGCCTCTGATCTCAGTAATCTTAGGTGAAGGAAATGAGTGACCTATATATCCATGAAGCCTTACCCCACTTCTCAAATGGCTTTGTCTTCTGAGTTCTCAGGTCTAGTGTTGACATTAGCATTTGCTCATGTATTTTACTGCCACCTGTTGTGTCGTCTGTTAAGCATTCAGGGGTCTGTCGTCTCTAACTCCATTCAACTGGAATAGTGCCTTGTAATCTGAATGTGGGGATTTCTGCAGAGGCTCATGAGTAGGAGCCTGGATAGCATCTCAATATCAGATTGGCTAGAATGTGTCTTAAAGCTGGGAAGGTCCCTTCTATCCACCAGGGGGCACTAAATGCTTAGCTAAGAAATCCCTATAAATTGTTGGATCTTGGACAGGgtgaatgtccttttttttttttttttttttttttttttacccttctttgtttttaattttgtatgtccAGTCAATTTTCAGCATCATGCCCATTCTCTCCATTCTGTTTTAACTGCTTGAGCAACTCCCTATCTTTAAGTGGGTTCCTGGTAGATGTCTGGCTCCAGTTCGTGTTGCCAGAATCCCCCCTGTTCTACCACCAATAATTACAAATGTACTTAGATGCGGAACTGAGCCCTTTCCCAATTTGATCCTGATTAAGGCTCCCTGCCACATCTTGCTCTACATCTGATGCCCTGTGCATTCCAGTTGACTTTTACTTTATGTTCCTGTATTGATTGTGCTGTGGCCATTCTATTTACTGTGTCAGAATCATAAGGTGTAAGCCAAGGTGTAAAGCCAAGCACCAAAGCCAGAAACCTTCATTGCGTAGTCATGAATGAATCGCTTTCGTTCTCAGGGCAAATCGTTCCTATCTCTGTTTAGCACTTTCATGGTTTTATAATTAACGCAGTTACATCCCTGTTTCCCCACTTGGAGTCGCAAGCTCCTTGAAGGCATGAATTGTGCCTTTATATaacttagtaggtgctcagaagGTGTTAATTCCCCCTTGGGAGTTCCCTTTATCCTGGACCTGCTGGTTCCTATCCTCACAAGAATCAGATTTCCCTCCTTACCTGGTCTTATTTTTCCTGTATCTTAGTGATTTTAGAGGAAGTGGCATGGAAGAAAGTTGCTTTCCTTGGGAAGGATTGCTTATTTTTTGGTCAGTCACTCCTGATGAGCCCCCTCTTAACCAAAGGATTGTAATGAACTTAGTCTCACtgggattgtgggggagggaagtGTTTAAGAGATTGGGGGGAGCCTGTCTCCAAGATTTCTCTGGAGTGAGAGTGAGTCAGAGATCTTAAGCGGGACAATGAGTGATACAAAACAAACGAAGACAACCCAGAACTTTTTCAGATAGGATATGCCCAACCTGACATCAACAATAGAGAAAcagtttgctggttttttttttttttccagaccgttttttcaaaaaaatagttGTTCTTCTATATGGTTGAAAtgagtagctttttaaaaatcgtgATCTAATTTTAAAACCTCTTTCAACTCTGCTAATGCTAATTTCTCAtgcttctttccatttatttgtgcttGTGGTAATCGTGgattcaacagacatttactgagtatttaccaaGTGCTGGGTACTGTTTTGGGTGCCAGCATTTGTTCAAGAAGAATCATTTAGTAAGagaactttcattttatttgctgAAGGGAAGTGTCACTTTGCCGTAACTCTGACTTGCATCCCACTGAAAGCTGAATGGATTTTGTTGttaaatataattcacataccataaaaatgTACCttgtaagtgtacaattcagtggtgtttagcataacatatatatttatatggtgATGGTTAACATATCCATTTATCACCATTACgtaattttagagcattttcataaCCCCAAAAAGAACCCTATACCCATTAGCAAGCACtcctaatttttttcccccttagcaactattaatttctgtttctctgacttTGCGggttctgaatatttcatataaatggggtCATACAAtacgtggccttttgtgtctggtttccttcacttagcatCGTGTTTGCAAgagtccatgttgtagcatgtatcagtacttcattccttttcgtAGCTGGGTAATAGCTTCTTGTTTTGATCGACCACATTTGATTATCCatgagttgatggacatttgcattttttcttcctttctttcttttcttttcttttcttttcttttcttttcttttcttttcttttcttttttgctcttagGGACAGTGCTGCTACAAGCTACACGATTTTCTGTGAAcataccttttcatttttcttaggtaTATACCTGGGAGTGGAGGTAATAAAccatgtttaaccttttgaggaaccatTGGGCTGCTTTTGAAAGCAGCTGCTTTGTTTGACGTTTCTGCCAgtagtgtatgagggttccagtttctccacgtcctcatcAAACTCATTACTGTCCATCTTGTTGGttacagccatcctagtgggtatgaagggGTATCTCATGtttcttatttgcatttccctaatgactaatgatgttgagcatcttttctcaTGCTTACtagccatctgtgtatcttctttgaagaaacgTCTGTTTGGattctttgcccactttttaattggcttatttgtctttttattgatgaagtttaagagttctttatatatgctgaATACTAAACCCTTatatacatgatttgcaaatattttctcccattttgtaggttgctttttcactttcttgatagtatcCTTTGAAGTGCAAAAGTCACGAAGATTTATGcctatgttttttcctaaaagttttttttttttaagattttatttatttgagagaacatgagtgagagcacaagcaggggcagcagcagagggagagggagcagcagactccccactgggcggggagcctgaagcggggcttgatctcaggaccctgagatcatgacctgagccgaaggcagctgcttagctgactgagtcacccaggtgcccctattttctcctaaaagttttataatttagctcttatatttaggtctttgatccattttgaatgaacttttgtgtgtggtgtgagggaGAGGGCCACTTCATTCTTCTCCTTGCAGATATGCATTTGTCTCAgaaccatttgtttaaaaagctGTTCTTTCCTCATTAAATGGTGTTGGCACCCTTgctgaaaatgaattaattaaccaTGAAcgtataggtttatttctggagtctcAATTCTACTCCATTGATCTATAATAGCTGTCCTATGCCAATACTACACTGTGTTCATTACTGTacctttgtaataagttttggAAGTGGGAAGTGTGAGGCCTccaattttgctctttttcaagattgtttagCTATTTTGGGACTTgtacattttatatgaatttcagAACCCGCTTGTCAGTTTGTGCAAAAAAGGAAGCCAGGATTttaatagggattacattgaatttgTAGAACCATTTGGGGACGATTGCCATTGTAACAGTATCATGTTTTCCAAACTACTAAAGTGGTATGTCTTtaagtcttctttcatttctttcaacagtgttttgtagttttcagtgccCGTCTCAATGCTTCTTTTAgtacatttattcctaagtgttgtTTTTTTGCTATATTAAATggagttttcttaattttgctttcaGGTTGTTCATTGCTgttgtatagaaatacagttcaTTTTGTACATTGATCTGGTATCCTACAAGTTTAATTGTAAGTTTAGTAACCTTACTGAGCTTGTTTGTTTAGTTCtaacagtttgtgtgtgtgtgtagtcctTAGGATTCTATATATACaagatcatgccatctgcaaatataGTTTTACATTGTCCTTATATTCCaggtgtctctctcttttttttttttttttttcctcattttcttgccCCATTtccctggctagaacctccagtacaatgttgaacagaagcggtgagagcagacatctttgtcttattcctgatctttggggaaaagctctcagttggTCATGATAAATAggattagctgtgggtttttcagtCTCCCTttattccatggatgttcagacACTTGCTGTCCTCTGTGCACACCATTCATGCGCTGTCATACCTCTGGGCTTTGCACTGTTCCAGTCCAAATATCTGAGCAGCTTTCCTTGACTGTCCCCAAAAGAGTAGATGCTTCCTTCTGCAGAGCTGCTGCGGCACTTTTTACATTTCTCTACATTTTCTGTATAGGACTGTAAGTATTAGTCTCACAGTGTTCGGAACTCTTGCAGGGAAGGACCATGCCCCTTCTCCCAGAGCTGAGGCAGCCCTGGACAGTAGTGGATCATCAGCAGAAATTGGTTCCCTGGTGGCCAGGCAAGGTTGACCGAATGAGAGGAATCAGAGGGGCCTTCATGTCATTTCATGTAACTTCAGGTTAGAAATGCACTccatatattcttttaatttgcCCCTCAATAATCCATGATGGCTCATAGTTGTGAATCCaactaaaacatttctaaaatctgTTTCATGTTCATGAAAGTATTCCTTTCCTTATTTGCCTGAAAAGCTATCTCCAGTTCCTGGGTATCTTCTAAACTGGTCACAGGATAAGTAATACTTTCATGGTGCTTAGAACTATTTTCTATCTAGTATGCAGTAAGAAGATTGCAGGCTCTCAGTTCTTTGGATCTGGCTACTCTAATTACTTAACAGTCACTTAACCTTGAATAAGTTACCTTTCCAAACCTCAGTCTCCCCATTTGTAAAAACCTAAAAATTGAGAACTGTTTCTCATGGGGTTATTAATGAGGGTCCAGTGAGATTATGTGGTTGGCGAAATTTAGAACAAGATGCCAGTTGTCTTAGCTATACACACTGACCCTTTTGACCCAGACTATGAATTGTTTAGGGACAAGGGATTGTATCTTCCCCTGTGCTTCATTGATGCTTCTcgaatgctttcattttcttcgCCTCCACCTCTTTGTTGAAGTCAGAGAATCTTGTTCTCTTTCACCTACCCTCCTATAGGAGCTGCTCTAACTTTCTGAGAGTTTTTACTTTTTCCCCCTGAATCTTCTTCCCGTGGGGTGCAAAGAATGGGTTTACCGGAATGCCCCTTTGACACCATTCCTCACAGTTTGTATTGGACAGCGTCATTAGCATATAAATAACTCGTTGGCTTTCCAGAGGCTCTTCCAAAAAGTACAAGAGCTTTCTTATCTACCATCTTGTTAGTTTTCACCAAATCTCTGGAGACAGTGGTGAGTATGATCTCTTCTGTTATCATTGTCTATCCCAAGCTAAACAGTGAACATCGGAATCAGTTACATTGTTCACAGACATTGTTCTATGGAATGTGTGATACAGAATACATAACTGAAGGAACTGGTAGAGTTGAAAGCGCAGCCAGaaggcctgggtttgagtcctggctcggCCATTTAATGGCAGATCCTTCTTATTTCCATGTCTTCAATAGTTAAATAGGATAAAATAACACTACGTAATTCAGAgggctgtgaagattaaatgagaaaggtTCTTATGAGTTCTGCAATACCATGGTTAGTATGGAGAGTCCAGCAGCATGGCTTAGTGTGTAGAGCTTTGGGCCTCAGACATGGAACAGCAAAGCGGGAGAGAGGCCACTGGTGCTACAGGAACCTGTGGAGAATGAGCCCTCTTTCTCTGGAAGAGGCTAGGTGCAAGACTCTAGTTTCCCTAAGAATCCTCTCTCCAGAACCACCTCAACCTTTCCTACCTTCAGGCTTTTGCTCTCCCTATAGCCTTTGGATTGAAAGCACTACTTTTCTCCTAAACCCTTCCCTGAGGACTTCCTGCCTCTCTGAGTGAAGTCTCACCTACTTCAGGATGCAGCTGTTTGGTGCTCCAAACCACtggcctctcttcctcctcattaATATTCCTACTGTTAGATGGATTTGTAAGGTCCTTGAAGGATGGCCTAAGCCCTAAGTATCCAGGATGGTATCGGTCACAGGAAACATTTGCTGAGAGAATGAACACATTAATAACTTTCTGAACATCTGTTGTGTCAGGCTTTGGTGTGTTTAAAgttgagaaagagaaagttcctgccttcaaggagcttactaCTTAGTGGGGTAATTTAAGAGGCATTTATAATACATGATCTTGTTTAATCTCATAGCAACCCTTGAAGGAAGCTGGAGGTCTAGAAATTCGCCCAAAGCAGTAAAGCCAGTCCAGGGCTAGTCTGAGAGCCAGGCCCTGGCACTGAGGTGGAAGTATTAGTCTCCTAAGGCCAAGTCCTGGGGTGCCCCAAGACTCACTCCTCGCTTGCAAGGGCAGTGCCTAAAAATTGGAAGGAGTTGGGAGGGGAGCCCCAGCGTGCGCCAATGACGAGCTTCAGCTTCAGGATCTGACTATGTCCCGCTGGGTCGCTCATTAGCTTTGTAACCTTGACCAAGTTACTGAGTCTGAGCaacagttttcttatctgtaaaagaagaagaatactATCGTGGGCGTCCATTGTTTTTACCCGCACAACATCCAGTTCTACTTCTGCTAGGAGTCCTGCTTCTGCTCAGTTGTGATTTTCCATCTTCCCAGTTGTCAGTATTACGGGTAGGGATGCAGGCATGTTACTCAAGCTAGCCAGTCATTTGCTGTCTGGAAATGAATCTTCAGTGGGAAAAACCAAAGATGGAATCCCACTGGAGGTCATTCATCCAGGTGAGGCCCTGCTTCTTACTCCCTGGAGAGAGGTCCTCTCTGGTTCCTGACCTTTTATGACTAGTTCTGCTTTTCCTCCTGTGAGCTCCCCACTACAACCTGTCCCATCACATCCCTCTAATAAATTCCTCTTTTTGTTTAAGTTCGTTATGGTCAGTGTTTATTGCTTGCAACAACGAAGAAACTTCTAGTTGATCCAAACACCTACCTTGTGGTGTTGGAAGAACTAAATGGTTAAGTTTGTAAAGTGCCTAGCCCAGTCTTGGTAGCACAGCAAGCCATCCATAAAGGGTGGTAGCTGTGTGTAAGTGAACAGAGGGGCACGGcacagggaggtgggcagggagagtgTTACTGATTTTGGTTCCACTCAAAGAAACCTTCCCCCAAGAGACAGGACAACAGAAGGGAGGGAAGTCCAGGCTATGGTATGCTCATTTATTCAAAATGTCTTTATTGAAACAGAATGATAGAGCAAGAAAGAATGAGGTCTGGGAGGATGTCTTTGGGCACAGGATGGAGCCCAGACCTAGTGGTTACACTGTGGCGCTCGCTCCCTGTCCCCTGACTCTTGCCAAGGAAGTGAACACAAAGCagcagggaggagatgggggtggggacagccCTCTGAGCCCTCCTTGACGGCTGGCGTGAGGTGCCTCTGAGCCTTCTGGGCAGCCCTGCCTTCCTCAGTCCTCCCAACCTGCTTGCCAGGGCCTCATGCCAGCTTTCAGTACGAGCCAGCCTCCTGCCAGGGTGCTCAGAGGCCACTCAGAGGGCAGGGTTGGGAGTGGCAAGCAGTGGGACATGGTCACAGCGGTTAGGGGGCGGCTGCCGCAGCAGGGAAGGCCGGCGGCACAGCTCCCCATCCCGGAGCACCTCGGGTAGGAGCTTGCGCTTGGTCTCCGGCAGAAGCATGATGCTGAGGATGCAGAGCAGGGCACAGGCCGCCAGCACCACGTGCTGCAAGAAGGCTCCATGGCCCATGTGGAGGCGCTGAGCTGGGCCACTCAGCCCTCCAAGAGCCCCCAGTGCCATGATCAGGCCCAGGCCTCGGCCCCTGGGAGAGTCGGAGGAGGCACTCAGCCTCTAGCTGTGGGCCTCACCCCAACCCTTCTCCAGcagtcttccctccctccctcaggcccTTGCTCAGCTGGAGCAGCCCTGCTCTCACCGGACAGTGGTAGGGATGACTTCAGCAGCAAGGAGGGTGCTGAGGATGCCAGCAGCTTGGGAGGAGAAGAGGCCAAGGACAGAGAAGGTGGTGATGGCAGCCTCGTTCAGATCTGAAGGACCAAGAGGGAGGATGTGAATGGAGGTGAGGAGATCATGCTTGGCCTAGGCCCTGGCATTGTCCCCTTGGCTCTCTGATCCCATGGCTCTAGCCagctgggctctgggcatccATTAATTGATTGGGAAAACAGGGCTGTGTGGCCACAGGGAGGACTATGGGAGGTCGGGGCAGGGTCTGGTCTGGTCTTGGGGGCCTGTGCCAGAAGCAGTGGCTGAGCCTGTCTGAGGCACCTCTGCTGGGGTTCCTTTGCTCAGCCCACActgtggggaagggaggatgcTCACAATCCCACAGGCCCAGCAGGACCAGGGACGCAATGCCAGTGAGAGTCATCGAGAGTAGCAGGATGCCCCGGCGGCCAAATCGGTCCACGGTGACCCCCAGGAAGACGCAGGCCAGGGCTGCTGTGCCGCTGGCTAGCAGGGAGCACAGGTAGAAGTCCGatgggctccctcctcctcccacaggcTGGTAGCAGTGGCGAATGGCATGGGCAATGAAGCTGTGAGAAGGGGGGTAAAGCAAAGAGCGGTGTCTGAATCCCCATCCACAGCCTTCCAGTACCCTGGCTGCCCTCTGCAGGGGTCCTCAGGCCTTCCCCACCCAGCCAGCCCCCATTCCAGCTACTGGCCTGGCCCTTGGCTCAGACACCCAGGCTCACTTGGTGAAGCCCAGGATAAGCAGATTTTTCCAGATGTTGCGGTAGTTGAGGAGGGAAGCGAAGGAAAAGGAGGATGTtgcagggagagggcaggtgtTCTCCAGGtctttgggaaagagagaggagctgTCTGTTAGAAGAAACAGCTGAGAGTCCAGGGTCCTCCCAtgtgggtgggggggagcctgggagggggcATAGCTATAATCATTGAGAGGGTAGTatcatgtgtgcatgtgaggtATCACATGTAGGGACCCCTGTCTCTTACCCTGCAGGGCCTCCTGGGCCTCTTCTCCCAGCATTTGCCCATGGGGCCGGTTCCGCTCAGCCAAGATCCTCAGCACAGATTGGGCCTCCTCAATCTGTCGCTTCACTATGAGCCACCTTGCAGACTCCAGAAACAGACCAGGCCAGCTAGGGACGGGGTGGGGTGCACTCTGAGGTCTCCCATCTCCTGATCCAGAGGTGGGAAACTCCCACTTCTgaggggccggggctggggcaggtgtggACAACGGGtagtggagaggaggaagggtctCTGGGCTAGAACCAGGCTGGAGGTAGAGGTGGGAATGGCCAGACAACAGGTGGAGGATGATACTAACCCATAAAACAGGAATAGGATGCAGGGAGCGGTGATCATTCGCTGCAGAAATCGCCAGTCCTTAGAGACAAGGGCCAGGCCCAGGAACAGgaagtgcccccccacccccaccaactcCCCTGCCAGGGCCACCCGAAGCCTCTGGGTTGGATCACACAGCTCCAGGCCTAGAGATACAGCAGGAACAGGGAGGAGAtgccagggaggcaggaggaatgggagagaggaggagagagggagggaggacagagagtGAGGTCAGACCCCGAGTGGAGGCTGAAGCCATCACCCCCCCACAGACTAACTTCTGAGTGGCAAAGAGTGGAGAGACTGTTcagtcctccctcctctcctgctcaAACCTGGGAGGGCTCAAGGGTCAGAGTCCCTGGTGAGTGTACAGCTTTCCTAGTTTATAGGCCCTTTCACATCAGACCTCTTATTTGACCATCATATCAAGAGCATACAGCTAGtcaggatttcatttttaaataagcacCATTCTCTGACAGCAGTAAGTCAAGGGCAAGGAAGGCCTTAAAGATTGGGGGGGGACTAAGGGGGCAGGGTGTGGAGAGAAGCAAAGTCCCTGCAACCTTCAAAGGCTAGGGCAGAAAGACAACTGAGATCCTGGACAGCTGAGATTTGGGGATGAGGAGGGACTGAGGGGACCCTAGGGGGCAGTGGGAACAGCCTGGGGATGCAGACAGGCATGAGCCTCAAGGGAAGGACATCTGGGAAGCTGCCACTCACGCATCAGGTAGACACCAAGGTCAACTCCGGCAAGGAGAAAGCCCAGGAGGAATCGGAGGGCCATGACACCTGTGGAGGAGCCTGCAGCAGCCCCTCCCACTCCACAGGGGCCCACCAGCCCCAAGGTCAGCAGCACAATCCCTCGACGGCCAAACCTGGAAAGCAGGGAGGGCCTCTGGTCAcccaggcttcctggaagaggagtTGCTGGGTGGGGCCCAGCTGCCCACTTCAAAGCTGGAGGTATGAGGCTAAGGCCCCAGTGTAAAAAGTTGAACTGAGGCTAGAGAagatgggaggggatggggacCATGGGTAAGTGATGTCTGGGTACTGGGCACTGGGGCGTAGCTATGGATCTGCAGGGGATTGACTTGTGGATGGGGCTGTTGGTCAGAGATGAGAGCATGGAAGTGAGAGTGACCATTAAAGGAGAGTAGATACTGCTTAGGGGATATGGAACAATTGATCCTTGGGGATGGAACTATTGGCCAGTGGGGATAGAGCTGATCTTGCTCAGACTGGTCAAAGGAGATGAAGTCATTGATATATGGGGTTGGACTTACAGATCTACGGAGGCGAGGTTATTGGCTACTTA contains:
- the SLC22A17 gene encoding solute carrier family 22 member 17 isoform X4, yielding MVRKPREQRQSPWALAPLPPSDEESGPKVLLTWEGEESLEEGEGKAAQRSQRRRRRPRLQSCRAGSLRPVSGHREPHWARGQRILSVRAGRAPAVGKLAPRVATGTPEPNGGGGSKIDSTVEITPSPNGVGTLGDAVPTEQLQGEREREREREGEGDAGGDGMGSSLSLAVPPGPLSFEALLAQVGALGGGQQLQLGLCCLPVLFVALGMASDPIFTLAPPLHCHYGGFAPNASGWEQPPNASGVSVASAALAASAASRVVTSTDPSCSGFAPPDFNHCLKDWDYNGLPVLTTNAIGQWDLVCDLGWQVILEQILFILGFASGYLFLGYPADRFGRRGIVLLTLGLVGPCGVGGAAAGSSTGVMALRFLLGFLLAGVDLGVYLMRLELCDPTQRLRVALAGELVGVGGHFLFLGLALVSKDWRFLQRMITAPCILFLFYGWPGLFLESARWLIVKRQIEEAQSVLRILAERNRPHGQMLGEEAQEALQDLENTCPLPATSSFSFASLLNYRNIWKNLLILGFTNFIAHAIRHCYQPVGGGGSPSDFYLCSLLASGTAALACVFLGVTVDRFGRRGILLLSMTLTGIASLVLLGLWDYLNEAAITTFSVLGLFSSQAAGILSTLLAAEVIPTTVRGRGLGLIMALGALGGLSGPAQRLHMGHGAFLQHVVLAACALLCILSIMLLPETKRKLLPEVLRDGELCRRPSLLRQPPPNRCDHVPLLATPNPAL
- the SLC22A17 gene encoding solute carrier family 22 member 17 isoform X2, with translation MVRKPREQRQSPWALAPLPPSDEESGPKVLLTWEGEESLEEGEGKAAQRSQRRRRRPRLQSCRAGSLRPVSGHREPHWARGQRILSVRAGRAPAVGKLAPRVATGTPEPNGGGGSKIDSTVEITPSPNGVGTLGDAVPTEQLQGEREREREREGEGDAGGDGMGSSLSLAVPPGPLSFEALLAQVGALGGGQQLQLGLCCLPVLFVALGMASDPIFTLAPPLHCHYGGFAPNASGWEQPPNASGVSVASAALAASAASRVVTSTDPSCSGFAPPDFNHCLKDWDYNGLPVLTTNAIGQWDLVCDLGWQVILEQILFILGFASGYLFLGYPADRFGRRGIVLLTLGLVGPCGVGGAAAGSSTGVMALRFLLGFLLAGVDLGVYLMRLELCDPTQRLRVALAGELVGVGGHFLFLGLALVSKDWRFLQRMITAPCILFLFYGWPGLFLESARWLIVKRQIEEAQSVLRILAERNRPHGQMLGEEAQEALQDLENTCPLPATSSFSFASLLNYRNIWKNLLILGFTNFIAHAIRHCYQPVGGGGSPSDFYLCSLLASGTAALACVFLGVTVDRFGRRGILLLSMTLTGIASLVLLGLWDCEHPPFPTVWAEQRNPSRDLNEAAITTFSVLGLFSSQAAGILSTLLAAEVIPTTVRGRGLGLIMALGALGGLSGPAQRLHMGHGAFLQHVVLAACALLCILSIMLLPETKRKLLPEVLRDGELCRRPSLLRQPPPNRCDHVPLLATPNPAL
- the SLC22A17 gene encoding solute carrier family 22 member 17 isoform X3, whose protein sequence is MVRKPREQRQSPWALAPLPPSDEESGPKVLLTWEGEESLEEGEGKAAQRSQRRRRRPRLQSCRAGSLRPVSGHREPHWARGQRILSVRAGRAPAVGKLAPRVATGTPEPNGGGGSKIDSTVEITPSPNGQVGTLGDAVPTEQLQGEREREREREGEGDAGGDGMGSSLSLAVPPGPLSFEALLAQVGALGGGQQLQLGLCCLPVLFVALGMASDPIFTLAPPLHCHYGGFAPNASGWEQPPNASGVSVASAALAASAASRVVTSTDPSCSGFAPPDFNHCLKDWDYNGLPVLTTNAIGQWDLVCDLGWQVILEQILFILGFASGYLFLGYPADRFGRRGIVLLTLGLVGPCGVGGAAAGSSTGVMALRFLLGFLLAGVDLGVYLMRLELCDPTQRLRVALAGELVGVGGHFLFLGLALVSKDWRFLQRMITAPCILFLFYGWPGLFLESARWLIVKRQIEEAQSVLRILAERNRPHGQMLGEEAQEALQDLENTCPLPATSSFSFASLLNYRNIWKNLLILGFTNFIAHAIRHCYQPVGGGGSPSDFYLCSLLASGTAALACVFLGVTVDRFGRRGILLLSMTLTGIASLVLLGLWDYLNEAAITTFSVLGLFSSQAAGILSTLLAAEVIPTTVRGRGLGLIMALGALGGLSGPAQRLHMGHGAFLQHVVLAACALLCILSIMLLPETKRKLLPEVLRDGELCRRPSLLRQPPPNRCDHVPLLATPNPAL